One Paenarthrobacter aurescens TC1 DNA window includes the following coding sequences:
- a CDS encoding putative protein of unknown function (DUF1348) (identified by match to protein family HMM PF07080), with amino-acid sequence MSRPPFPPYTEATAIQKVRAAEDGWNTRDPERISLAYSENSWWRNRSTFVQGRAAIVEFLAGKWERELDYRLIKELWAYTDDVIAVRFAYEYHDAAGQWFRAYGNENWHFDKEGLMTHRHASINDLAIDEADRKFFWDTSRPRPADHPGLSDLGL; translated from the coding sequence ATGTCTCGTCCCCCCTTCCCCCCGTACACCGAAGCGACCGCCATTCAGAAGGTGCGTGCAGCCGAGGACGGCTGGAACACTCGTGACCCCGAGCGCATCTCCCTCGCGTACAGCGAGAACAGCTGGTGGCGCAATCGCTCGACGTTTGTTCAGGGTCGCGCCGCCATTGTCGAGTTTCTCGCCGGTAAGTGGGAACGGGAGCTCGACTACCGGCTCATCAAGGAATTGTGGGCCTACACCGATGACGTCATTGCTGTTCGGTTCGCCTACGAGTACCATGACGCAGCGGGCCAGTGGTTCCGCGCTTACGGCAACGAGAACTGGCACTTCGACAAGGAAGGACTCATGACGCACCGCCACGCGAGTATCAACGACCTCGCCATCGACGAGGCCGACCGTAAGTTCTTCTGGGATACCTCCAGGCCTCGTCCAGCGGATCACCCCGGCTTGAGCGACCTCGGACTGTAA